A region of the Fulvia fulva chromosome 7, complete sequence genome:
AATAATGTGGTTCGTGAGGCAGACGGTCGATGTGAAGGCCAAGAGCATTTGATAAGTGTGAAAGCTGTGGTCTGCACTCACGCCAGCATTCTATTCTTGTCTCAATGCGGTCCAAGTACAAATGCCCTGTCGTGATCAGTAGCGTACAACTTGAGCATTACGAATCTGCGACTGAGCCAACCACACATCATGCCTGCAGGACTTTGAGGTTACCGTCTGATACAGTACCTTCGACTGCTGCGTTGCGGCTGCTCAACACAAAGAGAGCACAACTAGCTCGAAGCTTGGAAACGGTCGTACGCTGTGGTACTGGCGTGTCCCAACAGTAGCATTGTTCGCCTGCGAACAAAAGTGCCTGATGCTAATGCCGGCAGCTCATGTCTTGCGACTTTGCGATCTCGAGCGTCCGTGAAGCATGGAAGTAAGCCAGCGGGCCTCATAGGTCCTCGTGAGTCCGGTGGATGGCCGCATAAGCACGCTTTGATAGCATAGCAAGCGAGAGAAAACGAGCCACCTGTCCTACAGCCACCGCAGCCAGCTCGTATTCCTGCTTTCATAAATGCTTCGAACTCTCATGCTTGCTGTCCAAGAGATCTGTGGGCCAGGACACGGAGGTCGCTCCAGCACACGTGCAGGGAAGATGGACGATGCTTGGCAAACTGCGCGTCATCGCGAGGGGCAACATCCAGGTTTACATGTACATGTAATGCTGCCCATGGGGTGCTTAGGCGTGCGGTGAACATCATTACGTGCTCGCTATCTCCTTCTGATCCCTCCCGATAGAGCACCCAACTGCAATCAATACCTGTCACCACACCCCCATCCAACCGCCACCACGCCTCTGCGACACGCCAACAACCACCTAGGATACTACCTCGCGACCACCGCACAGAAACAAGCACGAGCCCGCGAACGGCGACACAGAGCAAGAGCCGTTAGACGAGAGCAGAGATGTCTGAGGAGGGCGCAGCGGTCCCAGCGGGGCAGAAGTCATCATGGGGAAGCTTCATCAAGGTATGCAATGCCGCAAGACGAGCACAAGAGGAGTCGATTGACCATGTGTTTAGCAACTGGCCTCGTTCAACGGCGACCTCTCGACCATGACCGCACCAGCCTGGATCGTGTCCGACAAGTCACTCACCGAGTTCTCCGCGTATTGGGCTGAAATGCCCAGTCTCCTCGTTGCCCCAGCAAAAGAGCAGGACCCAGAGAAGCGTATGGCTTTGGTGCTCAAGTGGTTCTTGTCAACTCTCAAGCAGCAATACGCCAGCAGAAACGAGAAGCTCGGCAGTGAGAAGAAACCACTCAACCCTTTCCTCGGCGAGCTCTTCCTAGGCAAGTGGGAAGACCAGGCTGGCGAGACCCGGCTCGTCAGTGAGCAGGTTTCCCACCATCCACCCACCACTGCGTACAGCATCTGGAACAACCAGCACGGTGTCAGGCTACAAGGCTATAACGCACAGAAGGCCAGCTTCGGAACTACCATCAATGTTCGCCAGGTCGGCCACGCCATCTACCACATCGACCAGTTCAATGAAGACTACATCATCACACTTCCCGCTCTACACATCGAGGGTCTCATCAAAGGCGCGCCCTTTGTCGAGCTGAATAAGAGCAGTTACATCGTTTCATCATCTGGCCTCGCAGCACGAATCGACTACTCTGGTGCCGGCTGGGTATCCGGCAAGAAGAATTCGCTCAGTGCGATCATCTACCCACACGGCAAGGAGAAGAGCAAGAGCAGCGTTCTGTACAAGGCGAAGGGCAGCTGGACCGATTCATTCACCATCGAGGACTCCCACGGTAAGGTGGTGGAGACCTACGACGCAAAGAGGGAGCCCAAGACAGAACTGCAAGTAGCGGACATCAAGGACCAAGACCCCCTCGAGACACGACGAGCATGGAAGAAGGTGGCAGACTCGATCGCTAAGGGTGACATGAACTTGGTGTCGGTCGAGAAGAGCAAGATTGAGGAACACCAGCGTGCCCTGAGGAAGAAGGAGAAGGAGGCTGGCAAGGACTGGGAGCGGACGTTCTTCAGTCAGGCCAAGAGCCTGCCGATCTTCGAGAAGCTCATCAAAGAAGTGCCATCAGGGAGCTTGGAGCAGGATCAGACTGGTGGTATCTGGGTGTTTGATCAGGAGAAGGCCAAGAATGCCAAGCCACCGTTCAGCCAGCTGAGCACCGAGTGGAAGGATGGTCTATGAGCGAGGAAACATGACGCATGACACGGCCGAGCGAGATTGAAAGACCTGATGCCCTGGGGAAGACCTTTGCATTGTATCATAGCTGGAGAGAGCGGTTGGTGGGGAGAGTACAGTACGTAGCATACCTACGAGTGATCGCTCGAGAAGAATGAACCTGTCTGACGCACTGGAAGCATTCTCAGCAGTTTGAAATCGATGATTCGTATGGAGTGGTGGAGTGGTCGCTCGACGATGTCGAGTTCGTCTGACGCGCTGGAAGCATTCTGAGCACTGTGAAATCTATGATACGTATGGAGTGGGGAGTGATCGCTCGACGAGACCGAGCCCGAGCCCGTCTGACGCGCTGGAAGCATTCTGAGCACTGTGAAATGACAAATACGTTTGGAGTGCTCGCTCGACGACATTGGCATTGTCTGACGCGCTGGGAGCATTCTGGGCAGTTTGAGATCAGTGATACGGTTTGGAGTAGTCGCTCGACAAAATCGACATTGTCTGACGCGCTGGAAGCATTTTGAGAAGAAGGAAGACTGTGAGACGTTTGGAGTGATCGCTCGACGAGATTGACCCTGGCTGACGCGCTGGAGGCATTTTGAGACGAAAGAAAACAGTGAGAAGTGCGGAGTGAAGAATTATTAGGTGTCGTAGGTGGTCGGTTCTCAGGTCATGTGCCCCCCCCCCCCCCTTCACTCTCTCCTCACTCCTCCTCACACCTTCCCCCTCACATGCGCTGGCGGGGGGCGCGCGATCAACTCGCGCCCCCAACCAGTCGCCAACAGTCCACCCCACGCTGGCACCTCCTCCCTGTTCATGGTGATATCTCCTTCTTCGGTCTGTGCGAGTTGTGCCGCGCGTGTAGCTCGTCGTGATTTTCTCTCGTTGTGCCAGGCGACGGCCACGAAGACGACGACAACTCCGGAACACGCCGCGCCCCAGATGATATTGAAGGGTGGTGCCATTTTGATGTCGGCGTAGCGCTGTGGGTTGCGTGGTCAGTGATGTTGTGCGGTATGAAGGCAGTACATGAGGCGCACTTACGACTTGATGATGTTTAAATGAAAAAAAAAGAATGATTGAGTTGGTGTGGTGGTTGGTGGTGATGTGGTGGTGGTGGATGTTGGGGAAAGGAGGAGGAAGATGGAAGCGCTCTCTCGAGAATTCAAAGGCTGGCAGAGGGGGCGGAGCGGACTATTGCTGCGCTGCGCAGGTAACAACAGTCAGTACTTGAGGAGCGGCGTTGACTGTTTGGTCAGGAGCCGTGGCCCAATATAGGAATCTATTCCCCCCATCCATCAGCGAAATCATATCCGCAGCGACTGCTGGAAACGTGGAAGCATAGGCAGTGCACGACGCGCCCCTCGACACTGGAAGCGGCCCTTCATCTATGGAGTCACATCTTGCCAGCCACGACACTGCTGCCGCGGCGTAGCGACTGCTGGAAACGTAGAAGCGGAAGTAGTGCACGACGCGCCTCCTCTACAGCATTGCCTGGGGCGATAGTGCTCGGAGCGCACAGTCCCTTCTTGTCAGCTACGACAGTACTCCCGCAGCGTAGCAACTGCTGGAGATCTGGAAGCGAAAGCAGTGCACGACGCGCCCTGAGGTTTCTGGTCCTGGTCCTTCCTCTCGGCCAGCTCTGGCCACGTCACTTAGCAGACCGACGGGCAGGTTCGCTCATGAGGATGGTCCCTTCGTGACTTCGTGCCCCTTTTGTGACGGCATGCCGAGAGTCAAACAGCAAGCACAACCTCCACTACAAGTGCTGCGTGTACAGCTTGGATCACGGCACGTCAACAAGTCCTGAGGTTGTTCTTGGCGCGGCTCGTCCCGTTTCCAAGTCCATTCGGGATCCGAAGGAATATACCCACCAACAGCACGACCTTCCAGGCGAACTACCAAACGCATCATACCTGAACTCGACATCGACATGAATGAGATCGAGGCGGAGGAAGAAGGAAGTGCTTCTCGAGGAAAGGACCACCGTGTTCGCTCATCATGTCTGTGTGCATCAAATCAGTCATCCAATCATTCTGATCCAGAAGTTCATCCCATCCTCATCCCGTCTTCTCGTCCTTGGTCTCAGTCGGTAGAGGAACATCCTTCGGCGCCGGCTGATTGAGTCGTGCTTCGATGTCTTGTGCGATCTTCTGATCAACCTCGTCCTCATCCGTGTCGTCCTCCTCAATATCCTCGCCATCGTCGTCTACCTCCTCCACCTCGCCTTTTTTGGTCTCCCTCTGCTCGTTCTCAGCCGCTTTGGCAAGGCGGACTTCTTTGCCACGTTTGTGGCAGTACCAGAAGACGAACATCAGGACTACAGTCATGTCAGCTGAGGTTCATGTATGTGAAAGATGGGAGGAAAGGACTTACTGAAGACTGCAAGCGACATCACAACATTCGTGGTACTGGCCAAGAACGGGAACCGGACTCGTAAGAAGTTGACTGTATTCCGAAGCATGCCAGCAGCTGCACCCTCCTTGCTCAACAAACTCTTCATGCCTGGGATCGTccgcttcttcttcttcttctcagCCGCCTTCTCGCCGCTCTTGCTACTCCCAGGCTCAGTGTCAGTCTCTCCGGCGCTTGCAGTCTCCATCCTCGCCTTCAGATCACTTCCCGGCTTCTCACTCGCCGCAGCCAGTATCTCCGGCGCTAGCGTCCCACCCAGcttcgccggcaagctcTTAACAAGCGTCTGCACGAACGGCGGCATGCTCGCAAACTGCTTCTCCAGCGTAGGTCCCGCCTCCTTCATAAGCTTTTCCATATCGTCATATGCAGTGGGCGCGCCGTTGATGGTATCCTTCAGGACTTGTTGAAAGCGCTCGTAGATTTTGGCAGTCTCGTCGGAAAGGGCGAAGACGCGGTTGTTGATCGCGCTCATGTTCAGGTTATCCAGCAGGACGGAAACCTCCTTCTCCTGTTTCTCCTTGGTCTTCTCCCCATCGATGGTGCCATCCTCTTTGTAGACAGGCTCGGGCTGACTGTCTTTATCCTTGCGTGTCCAGGATGCAGGGAGCGAGGGGAGGGTCGGGTAGGTGGTCGGGACGTAGGAGGCGGCGTAGTCTTTCCAGGTGCGGGAGGCACTGAGGTCCTCTGTCGAGCCCTCGAGGGAGTCGTCCTTctgcttctcttcgggagcTGGCTCATTTGCACCATCCTTTTTGGCTGCCGGCTTCAGAGATTGCGGAATATACGATGCCCAAATCTTCTTGTCGCCAGATGACGCTGGTCTTGTGTCGTCCAGCTTGACCTGATCGTTCCAGCCCCGTGTTGCTGCTTCCGCTTCTTCCTGACTAGGCAGCTCGAAATCCTTGTTCTTCTTGGCCTTCTTTTCGCTGCTGGTTGGGCTCTCGGGTTGTGCCGCTGGTACCACATGATCGCCTTCTGTCGCAACTTTCTGTTCGCTCGATGAAGCCGGTCGCTCCTCGCCTTGGTCGGTGATCGTCGTTGCGGGTAGATCTTTCGCGACCTCGGTGGCTTGATCCTGGGACATGTGTCGCTCGAGGAACTTTTCGTCTTCGTCCTTGAGCACTGGCTCTTTCGGGTTCGTTTTCTGCAGCTGGTCTTGGTTCTTCTTTGCTCGCGCGAACGAGGACAGGTTGAAATAGGACGACATGGTGATGGCAATTTTGCGTGAGTGGCAAGACGTAGGGAAGAATAGTGTACTCACCAGCGATCCATGTCTTGAACCGCCACTTATCTGTCTGACATGTGCTACCAAAGAGCTCGCAGCAGTTACGACTGCATCGCTACGTCAGTG
Encoded here:
- a CDS encoding Oxysterol-binding 4 codes for the protein MSEEGAAVPAGQKSSWGSFIKQLASFNGDLSTMTAPAWIVSDKSLTEFSAYWAEMPSLLVAPAKEQDPEKRMALVLKWFLSTLKQQYASRNEKLGSEKKPLNPFLGELFLGKWEDQAGETRLVSEQVSHHPPTTAYSIWNNQHGVRLQGYNAQKASFGTTINVRQVGHAIYHIDQFNEDYIITLPALHIEGLIKGAPFVELNKSSYIVSSSGLAARIDYSGAGWVSGKKNSLSAIIYPHGKEKSKSSVLYKAKGSWTDSFTIEDSHGKVVETYDAKREPKTELQVADIKDQDPLETRRAWKKVADSIAKGDMNLVSVEKSKIEEHQRALRKKEKEAGKDWERTFFSQAKSLPIFEKLIKEVPSGSLEQDQTGGIWVFDQEKAKNAKPPFSQLSTEWKDGL